One Lucilia cuprina isolate Lc7/37 chromosome 4, ASM2204524v1, whole genome shotgun sequence DNA segment encodes these proteins:
- the LOC111690662 gene encoding putative peptidyl-tRNA hydrolase PTRHD1 → MSNIVQYIIVRSDLKSALNWPLGAVIAQCCHAATAVMHLHADDEATKSYLAGLDNMHKVVLEAKDEAALMKLANKLKENEIQHKLWIEQPENIPTCIAIKPYVKEDVHKYVKNFKLLKE, encoded by the exons ATGTCAAATATTGTGCAATACATAATTGTTCGCAGTGACTTGAAATCTGCCTTAAATTGGCCTCTAGGAGCCGTAATTGCTCAATGTTGCCATGCTGCTACTGCGGTCATGCATTTGCATGCAGATGATGAGGCCACAAAATCATATTTGGCGGGTTTAGACAATATGCACAAAGTTGTATTAGAG GCCAAAGATGAAGCTGCTCTTATGAAATTGGCcaataaactaaaagaaaatgagATTCAACATAAGTTATGGATTGAGCAGCCGGAAAATATTCCCACTTGTATTGCCATTAAACCTTACGTCAAGGAAGACGtccataaatatgttaaaaatttcaaattattgaaGGAATAA